In Apium graveolens cultivar Ventura chromosome 10, ASM990537v1, whole genome shotgun sequence, the following are encoded in one genomic region:
- the LOC141690399 gene encoding uncharacterized protein LOC141690399 yields the protein MGIVQGAKESLREYLNRFTKEALKVPDLDDKVAMIALQQGTRDEFFKMSLAKRPPESMLQLQDRAGKYIKGEESMKKITVNNEPTGNKKRRTDQEYDSKDKQLKDEIEYLIRRGKFGRFTKGEKVGGQKRDNDRRDDDRRGNDIDRNLQPRGPVINIISGGPTAAGTTRNSRKAYAREVMSIAGEPSKNSKSEMMLEFGDLDLEGLIYTQDDPLVITPIIGNCLLMRVLVDNGAFVDIFFHNTFIKMGHNNFQLTPSDAPIYGFNHVECKVEGAIQLPVTIGEEPIEATQMLNFQVVKVASTYNAIMGRTGIHALKDVPSTYHMVLSFPTRNGVREARRDHKMARSCYVAALRPDGTGGQVLPIKDMDVRENDELQGKPAEDLVSIPLDPLDPEKVTYIGAYLDKPLKG from the exons ATGGGCATAGTCCAAGGAGCGAAGGAGTCCCTGAGAGAATATCTGAATCGATTTACGAAGGAGGCTTTGAAGGTCcctgatcttgatgataaggtagctatgatagccctgCAACAAGGGACTAGAgatgagttctttaagatgtctttggctaAGCGCCCTCCGGAAAGCATGCTGCAGCTCCAGGATAGAGCCGGTAAATATATCAAGGGGGAGGAGAGTATGAAGAAGATAACTGTGAATAATGAACCTACTGGGAACAAGAAGCGGAGGACAGATCAGGAGTACGATTCCAAGGACAA GcaactcaaggatgagattgaATATCTGATCCGAAGGGGAAAGTTTGGACGTTTCACCAAGGGTGAAAAAGTCGGAGgccaaaagagagataatgatcgAAGAGATGATGATCGAAGGGGAAACGACATAGATCGCAACCTACAGCCCCGGGGGCCAGTGATCAATATTATCTCAGGAGGACCTACAGCAGCTGGTACTACAAGGAACTCCCGAAAGGCTTATGCAAGAGAAGTGATGAGCATAGCTGGAGAGCCATCTAAGAATTCTAAGTCAGAGATGATGCTTGAATTTGGTGACCTAGACCTTGAAGGTTTGATATATACTCAGGATGATCCTCTGGTTATCACTCCGATAATTGGAAATTGTCTTCTTATGAGGGTCCTAGTGGATAATGGAGCTTTTGTGGACATTTTTTTCCATAACACATTCATAAAGATGGGCCACAATAATTTTCAACTGACTCCGTCCGACGCACCCATCTACGGGTTTAACCATGTGGAATGCAAAGTCGAAGGAGCAATACAACTTCCCGTAACTATCGGGGAAGAGCCCATAgaagcaacacagatgttgaaCTTTCAGGTCGTCAAGGTGGCCTctacttacaatgctatcatgggtagAACAGGGATCCATGCATTGAAGGATGTGCCCTCAACCTACCACATGGTACTGAGTTTCCCAACTAGGAATGGTGTTAGAGAAGCGAGAAGAGATCATAAAATGGCCCGCAGTTGCTATGTTGCAGCACTTAGGCCCGATGGAACTGGGGGGCAGGTCCTCCCCATAAAAGACATGGATGTCCGAGAGAACGACGAACTGCAAGGGAAGCCAGCTGAGGACTTGGTCTCAATTCCCTTAGATCCCTTAGACCCGGAGAAGGTCACATACATTGGGGCGTATCTAGACAAGCCCTTGAAGGGCTGA